Below is a window of Haloglycomyces albus DSM 45210 DNA.
ATGCGTTCTTGCTGGAGTTCCTTCTGCCAGTCCCACGCCTCGCGGTATTCGATGAGGCCTCGATGCAGCACATGAATCTTTGACACGCCATTAGTCTAGCGCGCCGCCCAAGAGTTCGATGATTCTCGAATTAAAATGGGTGCACATGAGGTAGTCGTGATGACTCGCAGTGTTGGGGAACATAACGGTTTGAAAACACCTGAGCAACATCCCGCACCCAGGGGATGAATTCGGTTTGTGTACGACGTAGAGTCAGAGAATCCCCCGACACGTATGCGCGCGTGTCGAGTATCAACAACGTTGTTAATCAGAACTTGAATGGAGACGCGAATGCTGCGTAAAGCAGGACGTGTGCTGGCCCCGATAGCGGCCGGAGCCCTTCTGTTCACCGCCGCCTGCGGTGACAATGTCGGAACCGAGGACGTTGAAGAGGGCGAAGACCGCGACACCATGGAACTGGGTACCGGTTCCACCGGAGGTGACTACTACCCCTTCGGTACCGGCATCGCCGACATGTGGTCGCAAAAGACCGACATTAAGGTCAGTGGTATTGAAACCGGAGCGTCGGTTGAGAACCTCACCAAGATCAGCCAAGGGGAGATGGACCTCGGTATGGCGGTGAACGGCACCGCCACCGGCGCTCAGGCCGGGGAAGGCGACTTCGCCGAAGTCGAGGCGAACTTCCAGTTCATGGGGAACCTCTACCCCGAGGTCATGCACATCGTCGCCACCGAGGAATCGGGGATCGAAACGATCGACGATCTCGAAGGACAGCGCGTCGCCCTGGGACCGGACGGTTCGGGTACCGCGGCGCTGTCGGAGACCATTCTGGAAACCGCCGGTGTCGAAGTGGACGGCTTCCACGACGGTTTCGGCGACGCCGGTAACAAGATGCGTGACGGTCAACTGGACGCCGCCTTTGGAATTCTCTCGGTACCGTCCTCCACGATCACCGAGGTCGCCAATGCCATTGACATCAACTTCGTGGAGATTCCCAGCGAATTGAGCGAAGAGCTCCGTTCCAACGATCCGACGATGTCCACCTACACGATTGAGGACGGTGACTACGAAGGCGTCTCCGGCGACTGGACCACCGTTTCCAACTGGGCCTCGATCTACTGTGACCCGGCACTGAGCGAGGACCAGGTATACGAACTGACCAAGGCGCTGTACGAGGACATCGGCGACGTCAGCCACGCGCTGTCGGGGAACGTTGAGATCGAAAACGCCGTGAAGGGGCTGCAGGGGATTGAAATCCACCCCGGCGCGAAGCGTTACTTCGAGGAGCAAGACCTCCTGTAAGGGTCGTGTTGCTACCTGCGAATCGCATGTGAGACGCATGCGGGTATAAAGAATAAGGCTCTCTTGACGTCAAGAAGCCCTTAGCGCGATAACCAGGCGAGATATAACTCGCCTGGTTATCGCGCTAAGAGAAGGAATCATCTCCGAATCGGTCGCGGGTCATCATCACCCGCAATCCGAAGCAGCGGATCCTGTTGGGACCTTCCGCCGATATACCGTTCAGTTCGATCGTGCGGTTGACGCGACTGTGACGACCGGAAAGCGTCGGATCGGTGACGATGCGGTGGAACGGGGTCTGTTGGAGGAGAGGTATCGGGTTGCGCGCGGATCGAGTCCGGTGCGACCGGTTGACGACGATTGTGGTGAGATCCCATTTCACCAGGCAGTGCAATTCCCCGGAAAGGCGTGATCGATGGCGAATGCGCAGACCGATGCGAACGACGCATCGGAGGAGACGGTCGCCTATGACCGCGAACAAGCGGCCCGTGACATTCAAGCCCTATCGCAGGCAGAGCCGGTTACGGAAACCGGACCGATCCGCACCGACCTCAGTGCGGTATGGAAATGGATCATATGGACCATCGCCCTCAGTATGAGCCTGTTCCATCTCTGGATGGGATGGCGCGGAACTCTTCCGACGCTGGAGAGTGGTTCCATACACCTCGCCTTCGGGCTGGCCCTCATCTTCCTCGCCTATAAGCCCAGACGAGGGCGGGAATGGGGCCTCGAGGAGGAATATCGCGGTCCGGACGTATCTCCGGCTACGCGAATCCGGGGGTACCTTTTCGGCACCGAATCCGGTCGAGGCGTGATATGGACGGCTCTTCTGGTGGGGATTCTCCTCTACCTGACGTCGATCGCCGAAATGAACGTCGCGATCATCGTTCCCTCCTTGGCGGTCATCGCGCTGGTGCAGTCCACCCGAGTACTGCGCCTCGACTTCGGTGGGATTCCCGTAGCCGACGTGGTACTCGCCGTCTTGGCGGTGTGGGCCGCCTACTGGATCTTTACCCACCAACGGCAGGAATTTTGGCGCGACGAAGGTGAATTCACGGCAGCGGCACTGGCGGCGGCCACGGTGGGAACCTTGCTGGTGCTGGTAGCGGCCGTTCGCGCGGTTGGTCTGGCGCTGGGAATCGTCTGCGGTCTCATGTTCGCCTATGCTCTGTACGGACGAGCCATGCCCGACTTCCTGTACCACGGTGGCCGCGATCCGGAATCGATCCTGGAGACCTCGTTTCTGGGTACCACGGGTATTTTCGGCACCCCCCTCCAGGTGTCATACACCACAATATTCCTATTCATGATTTTTGCGGCCTTGCTGCAGTCCACCGGAATGGAACGCTTCTTCACCAACCTGGCCCTGGCCCTGGCCGGGAAACGAGTGGGTGGAACGGCGAAGGTCGGCGTCATCACCAGTGTTTTCTCCGGAACCATCACCGGTTCCTCGGTGGCCAATACGGTGTCCAACGGCGCGTTCACCATTCCCATGATGCGCCGCTCGGGCTATAAACGAGATTTCGCCGGTGCGGTGGAAGCGGCGTCGTCGACCGGTGGACAGATCGCTCCGCCGATCATGGGTGCGGGGGCCTTCCTTATGTTGGCTCTCATCGGAAACGGCGTTACCTATCGCGAAATCATGCTGGTGGCGATCGTTCCGGCGGTGCTGTTCTTTACCGCGCAGTTCATCATCGTCCACTATGTTTCCAAACGGGAGGGGATTACCGGGCTTCCCAAGGAGGAACTACCGAACGGACTGCGACTACTGCTGCGGCAGGGATACCTGCTATTGCCGCTCGTGGTCATCGTGGTCATCATTTCCTCCGGTAAGACGGCCAACGCCGCCGCCTTTGAGGCGATCTTCTGGACCATCGGAATCAACTTCGCGGTACAGCTGATTTTCTTCCTGCGTGGATTCCTGAAAGCCGACGCGGACGGAGGTCGTTGGGCGGCAGGGGTTTCCGCTTGGAAGCGGCTGGACTATCGCCTGACTCCCTTCGCTTTGCTGCAAACCTTGGTGAACGCGGCGAAGATGGCGCTCCCCGTCGTGGCGGCCACGGCGGCGGCCGGAATCATCGCCGGAATGATCAACGGAACCGGACTGGGCGGTTCCCTGGGAACCCGTCTGCTGCGGCTGGGACAGGACTTGGGAGCGGATATACCGTTCATTGACAATGCGGAACTGTACTTGGTTCTGCTCTTCACCGTCATCGCCTGCTTGATTCTGGGGATCGGATTGCCGACCACGGCGAACTTCGTGGTGATGTACACCGTCGCCGTGCCGACCGTGGTCGAACTGATTCAACCGCGATACGACGCCATCGGATTGACCGAACTGCAGGTCATGATCGTGGCCTCACTGTTCGTGTACTACTACGGCGTACTCGCCGATATCACTCCACCGGTATGTTTGGCGGCCTTCGCGGCGGCCGGAATTTCGGGGGGATCTCCGATGAAGACCGGTGTTCAGTCGGTACGAATCGCGATTTCCGGATTCGTGGTGCCGTTCGCGTTCATTTTGACCCCGGAAATGCTGATGCTGGGTGGCGACTGGCTGGCCTCCGGCGTAGCCATCGTGGCCGCTATCGCTGGAATTACGGCCATTGGAGCGGCCTTCGCCGGATTCTGGGACGTCAAACTGCTGTGGTATGAACGCCTGGGTCTGTTGGCGGCCGGTGCGCTCCTGCTGGGAGGTTCATGGACCACCGACCTTATCGGTCTAGTGGTGGGAGGACTGGCATTGGCCTCGCACTTCGCCCGCAAGAAGGCGGGGCGAGGAGAGACCGTGCAGCCTACCGCCGGATAGGTAGGTTCGCCCGACGGAAAGGGCCGGAAGTCGCTCACCGACTTCCGGCCCTTTCCGCGTCGAGACTTCGAAACCGGTCGGTGCGACGGCGTGTCACGGAGGTCAACGACGACTCGCTTGCTAATCTGAGCTTATTAATAATAGTAATCGTTTTCAACAAGCGACACGATAAGGAGCTCGGAGTGAAAATCGCATTCGTCGGTAAGGGTGGATCGGGAAAGACGACCCTGGCTTCGCTGTTCGCGCGTCACGCGGCTGACGCCGGAAGCCGAGTCATGGCGCTGGACGCCGACATCAATCAACATTTCGCCACCGCTCTGGGGATGGACCCGGAAACGGCCGAACGGCATCCGCGCTTGGCCGAGTACATGAGCGATCTGAAAACACTGCTCCGGGGCTCGAATCCACGTATTCCGAACAACGACCTCATGTTGAAGACGACCCCTCCCGGGCCCGGTTCAACCTTGCTGACTCTCGAGGACGACAACCCCGTCTTCGAGGCGGCGTTCAGCCGGATCGGTGACATCCGCTTCGCCGCCACCGGGGGCTTTGACACCGAAGACCTCGGAATCGCTTGCTATCACTCCAAGGTCGGGGCGGTGGAGATGATTCTCAACCACTTGATCGATCGCACGGATGAGTTCGTGGTCGTGGACATGGTCGCGGGGGCGGAGGCCTTCGCCTCCGGCATGTTCACTCGATTCGACCATACGTTCCTGGTTTGCGAACCCACCCTGCGCAGTGTGGGGGTTTACGAGCAGTATGCGGCCTATGCGGCCGATTACGACGTCAATATCGCCGTTATCGGAAATAAGATCGACGAAGACGACGATATCGAATTTCTCAAACGGCACGTCGGCGATGATCTCGCGGCGGTGGTGGGGAGGTCCCGATACGTCAAAGCCGCCGAACGCGGTGTCGTCGGTCCGATATCCGAGCTGGAGCCGGACAACCGACAGGCGATCGACCGGCTGCACCGTTGCGCGACGACGGCGACCAAAAACTGGACCAAATTCAGCCGACAAGCTCATGAATTCCATGCCCGTGCCGCCAAATCATGGGGCAACGACCGTACCGGTTCGGATCTCACCCAACAGATCGTTTCGGATTACATCCTCGGCCCTCATCTTCTACCCGAGGTATAGCGCCTGTTGGCCATCGCGCCGATCCGCCCGTACCCGACATCTTGGGGATTGTCGTCTGGACGTTTTGCGTGCGGGAACGGCCATGGGTCGTTTAAGCGACAGCGATCGGCTCATTCCTTATTGACAATGATGTGCAACGTTCTGTGAGAGGAGAATCGTATGTCCCTTGACGTACCAGAACAACTATTGGCCAAAGCGGAGCGGGGAAACGTGGAGGACTCCGAATTCGTGGAGTGCATCCGCACGTCTCTGCCCTTCGCCTGGGAAGTGATCAGCCGGGTCGTGGACGATCTCAAGAACGGCGTCGCCTCGTCGACGGGTTCGACCCAGTTCGCCGACAACACCACGCCGCCTCCCGACGAGGTGTCGCGCGGGCAACTGCTACGAGTGCTCGCCTCCGACTCCATGCGGGACGTCCTGGAGCGGTACTTCGGAGTCAAACTGGCGTTTCAGAACTGCCATCGGGTTGCCGCGTTCCCGCCCACCGAGGTTTCTTCGGGAACATACCAGGCGTTCGTCTCTCCACGCGGACAGCTGTTGAACCAATCGCCGGAACTACGCGATTGTTAGGAATCGCCGCTTACCCACTTTCGGCTCGTATCGGCCTACCTCGTCGCGAGGTGGGCCGGAGCCGCTTATGACGGAAATGATCGACCTCTCACCGGGGTTACCGCCCTCGTGACGGCCTGTATTCTGGAGGCATGTCAGTTGCCGTGCGTGTG
It encodes the following:
- a CDS encoding TAXI family TRAP transporter solute-binding subunit, producing MLRKAGRVLAPIAAGALLFTAACGDNVGTEDVEEGEDRDTMELGTGSTGGDYYPFGTGIADMWSQKTDIKVSGIETGASVENLTKISQGEMDLGMAVNGTATGAQAGEGDFAEVEANFQFMGNLYPEVMHIVATEESGIETIDDLEGQRVALGPDGSGTAALSETILETAGVEVDGFHDGFGDAGNKMRDGQLDAAFGILSVPSSTITEVANAIDINFVEIPSELSEELRSNDPTMSTYTIEDGDYEGVSGDWTTVSNWASIYCDPALSEDQVYELTKALYEDIGDVSHALSGNVEIENAVKGLQGIEIHPGAKRYFEEQDLL
- a CDS encoding TRAP transporter permease gives rise to the protein MANAQTDANDASEETVAYDREQAARDIQALSQAEPVTETGPIRTDLSAVWKWIIWTIALSMSLFHLWMGWRGTLPTLESGSIHLAFGLALIFLAYKPRRGREWGLEEEYRGPDVSPATRIRGYLFGTESGRGVIWTALLVGILLYLTSIAEMNVAIIVPSLAVIALVQSTRVLRLDFGGIPVADVVLAVLAVWAAYWIFTHQRQEFWRDEGEFTAAALAAATVGTLLVLVAAVRAVGLALGIVCGLMFAYALYGRAMPDFLYHGGRDPESILETSFLGTTGIFGTPLQVSYTTIFLFMIFAALLQSTGMERFFTNLALALAGKRVGGTAKVGVITSVFSGTITGSSVANTVSNGAFTIPMMRRSGYKRDFAGAVEAASSTGGQIAPPIMGAGAFLMLALIGNGVTYREIMLVAIVPAVLFFTAQFIIVHYVSKREGITGLPKEELPNGLRLLLRQGYLLLPLVVIVVIISSGKTANAAAFEAIFWTIGINFAVQLIFFLRGFLKADADGGRWAAGVSAWKRLDYRLTPFALLQTLVNAAKMALPVVAATAAAGIIAGMINGTGLGGSLGTRLLRLGQDLGADIPFIDNAELYLVLLFTVIACLILGIGLPTTANFVVMYTVAVPTVVELIQPRYDAIGLTELQVMIVASLFVYYYGVLADITPPVCLAAFAAAGISGGSPMKTGVQSVRIAISGFVVPFAFILTPEMLMLGGDWLASGVAIVAAIAGITAIGAAFAGFWDVKLLWYERLGLLAAGALLLGGSWTTDLIGLVVGGLALASHFARKKAGRGETVQPTAG
- a CDS encoding ATP-binding protein translates to MKIAFVGKGGSGKTTLASLFARHAADAGSRVMALDADINQHFATALGMDPETAERHPRLAEYMSDLKTLLRGSNPRIPNNDLMLKTTPPGPGSTLLTLEDDNPVFEAAFSRIGDIRFAATGGFDTEDLGIACYHSKVGAVEMILNHLIDRTDEFVVVDMVAGAEAFASGMFTRFDHTFLVCEPTLRSVGVYEQYAAYAADYDVNIAVIGNKIDEDDDIEFLKRHVGDDLAAVVGRSRYVKAAERGVVGPISELEPDNRQAIDRLHRCATTATKNWTKFSRQAHEFHARAAKSWGNDRTGSDLTQQIVSDYILGPHLLPEV
- a CDS encoding SCO5389 family protein, whose product is MSLDVPEQLLAKAERGNVEDSEFVECIRTSLPFAWEVISRVVDDLKNGVASSTGSTQFADNTTPPPDEVSRGQLLRVLASDSMRDVLERYFGVKLAFQNCHRVAAFPPTEVSSGTYQAFVSPRGQLLNQSPELRDC